A segment of the Streptomyces pactum genome:
GAGGCCGGGTGGGCCCAGTTGCCCGCGGCCCGGCAACTGCTGCGCCGGATCGGGGAGTCGACGGACACGATCACCTACCTCGGGGAGTACACGCGCTCGCGGATCGCGGGCGCGCTCACCCCCGGGGCCGCCGCGCGGATGACGCGGTTGCCGCCGGGCGTGGACGAGAAGACCTTCCATCCGGGCAGCGGCGGCGACGAGGTGCGGGCCCGGCTCGGACTGACCGAGCGGCCGGTCGTGACGTGCGTCTCGCGGCTGGTGCCGCGCAAGGGCCAGGACACGCTGATCCGGGCGATGCCCCGCGTCCTCGCCGCCGAGCCCGACGCCGTACTGCTGATCGTCGGCGGCGGCCCCTACGAGAAGGACCTGCGCCGCCTCGCCGCCGAGACCGGCGTCGCCGCCTCCGTGCACTTCACCGGCGCCGTCCCCTGGTCCGAGCTGCCCGCGCACTACGGCGCCGGCGACGTCTTCGCGATGCCGTGCCGTACCCGCCGGGGCGGGCTGGACGTCGAGGGCCTCGGCATCGTCTACCTGGAGGCCTCCGCGACCGGCCTGCCCGTCGTCGCCGGCGACTCCGGCGGCGCCCCCGACGCCGTACTCGACGGTGAGACCGGCTGGGTGGTGCGGGGTGACTCCGAGGAGCAGGTGGCCGACCGCGTCGTCACCCTCCTCGGCGACGCCGGGCTGCGCCACCGGATGGGGGAGCGGGGCCGGGCCTGGGTCGAGGAGAAGTGGCGCTGGGACCTACTGGCGGAGCACCTGAAGGCGTTGCTGTAGCGCGGGGCGTCCGGGGACGCGGGTCGCCTCATGCCGCCAGGGGCGCGGGGAACCGCGCGCGAAACCACAACGAACCCGCACCCGCCAACGGCGA
Coding sequences within it:
- a CDS encoding glycosyltransferase family 4 protein → MRKTLIVTNDFPPRPGGIQAFLHNMALRLDPERLVVYASTWKRSREGIEATEAFDAEQPFTVVRDRTTMLLPTPGATRRAVGLLREHGCASVWFGAAAPLGLMAPALRRAGAERIVATTHGHEAGWAQLPAARQLLRRIGESTDTITYLGEYTRSRIAGALTPGAAARMTRLPPGVDEKTFHPGSGGDEVRARLGLTERPVVTCVSRLVPRKGQDTLIRAMPRVLAAEPDAVLLIVGGGPYEKDLRRLAAETGVAASVHFTGAVPWSELPAHYGAGDVFAMPCRTRRGGLDVEGLGIVYLEASATGLPVVAGDSGGAPDAVLDGETGWVVRGDSEEQVADRVVTLLGDAGLRHRMGERGRAWVEEKWRWDLLAEHLKALL